A region from the Candidatus Acidiferrales bacterium genome encodes:
- a CDS encoding ornithine cyclodeaminase family protein, with product MALLIAEKEVRQLFTAVPSGEGGTGLSMTAAMAALEEAFRHLAEGRAENQPRHRVITPAKTVLHYMAAADYATGYFGMKIYASGPKGIRFFVPLYQIASGEMVALVEADVLGQMRTGAASGLATRYMAREDATEVGLIGTGLQARTQLLGVAAARPVKRIRVFSRDEKRREDFARRMSEELGIPVEAQSGGEAAIREADIVIAATTAREPVILGRWLKAGAHVNAIGANFPNRRELDSEVIERASWIVVDSVEQSKIEAGDLIVPFAGQAERWNGVRELSDLVTHAAGRVPSGKNRREITLFKSNGVALEDIAVARLVYELAQQRNVGREVPLWEGSGIISNF from the coding sequence ATGGCACTGCTCATCGCCGAGAAGGAAGTCCGACAACTATTCACCGCGGTGCCGTCCGGCGAGGGCGGGACGGGGCTGAGCATGACGGCCGCCATGGCTGCCCTGGAAGAGGCATTTCGCCATCTCGCCGAAGGACGGGCCGAGAATCAGCCGCGGCATCGGGTGATCACGCCTGCCAAAACAGTGCTTCACTATATGGCTGCCGCCGATTATGCGACCGGCTACTTTGGCATGAAGATCTACGCGAGCGGCCCGAAGGGAATCCGTTTCTTTGTTCCGCTCTACCAAATCGCAAGCGGGGAAATGGTGGCGCTGGTTGAAGCCGACGTGCTCGGCCAAATGCGCACCGGAGCAGCGAGCGGCCTGGCCACCCGGTACATGGCCCGGGAAGACGCGACCGAGGTTGGCCTCATCGGCACCGGACTCCAGGCGCGGACACAATTGCTGGGAGTGGCGGCTGCCCGCCCCGTCAAGCGCATTCGCGTCTTCAGCCGCGATGAAAAGCGTCGCGAGGATTTTGCCCGGCGGATGAGCGAGGAACTGGGCATTCCGGTCGAGGCCCAGAGCGGCGGCGAAGCCGCCATCCGCGAAGCTGATATCGTCATCGCCGCTACCACGGCCCGCGAACCAGTCATCCTTGGCCGATGGCTCAAGGCCGGCGCCCACGTCAACGCCATCGGCGCCAACTTTCCCAATCGCCGCGAACTCGACTCGGAAGTCATCGAGCGCGCTTCGTGGATTGTGGTGGATTCGGTCGAGCAATCCAAAATCGAGGCCGGCGACCTCATCGTCCCTTTCGCCGGCCAGGCCGAGCGATGGAATGGTGTGCGGGAGTTGAGCGACCTGGTAACCCACGCCGCCGGGAGGGTCCCCAGCGGAAAGAACCGCCGGGAGATCACGCTATTCAAATCCAACGGGGTGGCCCTGGAAGACATCGCCGTTGCGCGTCTCGTCTATGAGTTGGCTCAGCAGCGGAATGTGGGCAGGGAAGTGCCGCTCTGGGAGGGATCGGGGATTATCTCAAACTTTTGA
- a CDS encoding tetratricopeptide repeat protein, whose translation MKKARWMASDGLMPATRTRAGKPAPHKAQFARKESLAGKPWQPEAGFRHKTEQMLRVFAFALAVTCSSGSLARAHDAIDPENFARAGQIHFYNNEYDEAFENYQRAIALAPLNPRFHNYLANGFLYKQLYLSGQLDANLYSASNEFAKAQPIQADAALIQSFQEELRRAREIARQRLAKNPADLEATYALASSYAVEANYHFSVTRKFLAALSNGKEARKYAEQARKLDPSFADVDVIFGVYEYAIGSIPGYIRWLSFLIGLHGDKQKGILLLQNAMTRSKYSTTDAAVLLAVIYNREKQYGYTRELLERLGKYYPRNHLIPMQIAQTYKRGNNTEKVLEIYLGMARKAENGAPGFDRAPLDKVYYEVASIYEKKGDADAALAYYSRAGQWNKAEEVVRAHCLLRRGEIYQRQQQTAKAREMFEAAAKLNIPVTQRLANERLKSLR comes from the coding sequence ATGAAAAAAGCGCGATGGATGGCGAGTGACGGGCTCATGCCCGCCACTCGAACCCGGGCGGGCAAGCCCGCCCCGCATAAAGCGCAATTCGCTCGAAAAGAGTCTTTGGCGGGCAAGCCCTGGCAGCCTGAGGCGGGCTTCCGTCACAAGACCGAACAGATGCTGCGGGTGTTTGCCTTTGCGCTCGCCGTAACCTGTTCCTCCGGCTCACTGGCGCGCGCCCACGATGCCATTGACCCGGAGAATTTCGCCCGTGCCGGCCAAATTCACTTTTACAACAACGAATACGACGAGGCATTTGAGAATTATCAACGGGCCATCGCCCTCGCGCCCTTGAACCCGCGCTTCCACAATTATCTGGCCAACGGCTTCCTTTACAAACAACTCTATCTGAGCGGCCAACTTGACGCGAATCTCTATTCGGCAAGCAACGAATTTGCCAAGGCCCAGCCGATCCAAGCCGACGCGGCCCTTATCCAGTCGTTTCAAGAGGAGCTCAGGAGAGCGCGAGAAATTGCCCGGCAACGACTGGCCAAGAATCCCGCCGACCTCGAGGCCACCTATGCCCTGGCTTCGAGCTACGCCGTCGAGGCGAACTATCACTTCAGCGTAACCCGAAAGTTTCTGGCGGCATTGAGCAATGGCAAGGAAGCGAGGAAATACGCCGAGCAGGCAAGAAAGCTCGACCCCAGCTTCGCCGATGTGGACGTGATTTTCGGCGTCTATGAATACGCCATCGGAAGCATCCCGGGTTACATCCGATGGCTCTCTTTCCTGATTGGCCTTCACGGCGACAAACAGAAAGGAATCCTGCTGCTGCAGAACGCGATGACGCGCAGCAAGTACAGCACGACGGACGCGGCGGTGTTGCTGGCGGTGATCTACAACCGGGAAAAGCAGTACGGCTATACCCGCGAGTTGCTCGAACGGCTGGGAAAATATTATCCGAGGAACCATCTCATCCCGATGCAGATTGCTCAGACTTACAAGCGTGGGAACAACACCGAAAAGGTGCTCGAGATATATCTGGGCATGGCCCGAAAGGCGGAGAACGGAGCGCCCGGATTTGATCGGGCGCCGCTCGACAAGGTCTATTACGAAGTCGCTTCCATTTACGAAAAGAAAGGCGATGCCGACGCTGCCCTGGCTTACTATTCCAGGGCCGGCCAATGGAACAAGGCTGAGGAGGTAGTCCGGGCGCACTGTCTGCTGCGCCGCGGCGAAATTTACCAAAGGCAACAACAAACAGCCAAAGCCCGCGAGATGTTCGAAGCCGCCGCCAAGCTCAATATCCCGGTGACGCAACGCCTGGCCAACGAGCGCCTCAAAAGTTTGAGATAA
- a CDS encoding anti-sigma factor yields MDCRRMIVELSNYLDGELDSSLRSDLELHLKNCPDCRMVVNTTKKTIEIFCNCAPAPLPEDVRTRLHRALEEHLKRQTH; encoded by the coding sequence TTGGACTGCCGAAGAATGATCGTGGAGCTTTCGAATTACCTCGACGGGGAACTCGACTCGTCGCTGCGATCCGACCTCGAGCTGCACCTCAAGAACTGCCCCGACTGCCGGATGGTGGTCAACACAACCAAGAAGACCATTGAAATCTTTTGCAACTGCGCTCCGGCACCGCTGCCGGAAGATGTCCGCACGCGTCTCCACCGGGCGCTGGAAGAGCACCTCAAGCGACAGACCCATTAG